From Microbacterium sp. CGR2:
ATGCCGCCCGCGCGCCTAGACGGGCCAAACGGGCACCTTCCTGTCGCGGAACCCACGTCGACAAGAACCCCTTACAGAACGTGCCCACGACTGCCTCTGCGCGAGACACCGCGAAGTGGAATCAGATGGTCACTGAATTCGGGCTGCCGACCCTCACCAGGCACGGTCTCCGTCAATCCGGAGCGACGCGACTCGCCAACCCCGGCATCCCACTCCACTTCCTCCAAGGCATTCTCGGTCACAGATCGATCGAGACCAACCGCGATACCTCTACCCTGAGCACCAGGCCCCTCGACGACGCACGCACCGCCGCGATCATCGACCTGCAAGAAACGATCGCAGATCGGAGCGAAAAGTGGGCTCCAGGTCCCGGCCAGGTCCCGGCCAGGTCCCGGCTCGCGACAGCAGCCACGGACGAGGCATCGAACGGGGCACCAGCAACGGCACGCAGCCGCTTCCACACACCACTTCGAAGAGGACCGCAAGAATAACGAAGCCCAGGCGAGGAACACTCACTCACCTGGGCTTTTCTGTCGGGATGACAGGATTTGAACCTGCGACCCCCTGACCCCCAGTCAGGTGCGCTACCAAGCTGCGCCACATCCCGTTGTTCACTTTTCAGGCTGAACCAGCCGCTACCGCACTTGACCCCCAGTCAAGTGCGCTACCAAGCTGCGCCACAGCCCGTTCTCCTGCACTCTCGCGCAGGCAACTCACCCATCTTAGCCTGAGCTGGCGGCGCTCCGCGAACCGGGGCGTTGCGGGTGTCGGATGCTCCGCGTAGCGTCACTTTCATGGCGACGATCACGACCGAGGTGGCGACGACCGCTCGATGGGACGACGTTCAGCACGCGCTCACGGGAGGAGGCGATGGGGCGAGCTGCCAGTGCATCTGGCCCGTCCTCGCCAACAAAGACTGGAACGAGACGACCACACCGCAGCGCACGGAGATGTTCCGGGCC
This genomic window contains:
- a CDS encoding tyrosine-type recombinase/integrase; this encodes MVTEFGLPTLTRHGLRQSGATRLANPGIPLHFLQGILGHRSIETNRDTSTLSTRPLDDARTAAIIDLQETIADRSEKWAPGPGQVPARSRLATAATDEASNGAPATARSRFHTPLRRGPQE